Proteins encoded by one window of Microcoleus sp. FACHB-68:
- the ggt gene encoding gamma-glutamyltransferase, which translates to MKPPVTLPHKKMNSLANSRNKKSPLENVPERKKYSSSVGFIRLSLLAGDFKFKWVSRHRENVTKTKDCGKNFRYKDIFLIAVSILLLPAPAPAAFVQPERSQKGMVVSAHPSGSDAGVAMLEQGGNAVDAAVATAFAISVVEPFSAGIGGGGFLLLHQAGTKDVKALDFRERAPLAATRDMYLDQAGKVRPNSSLNGHLAAGVPGTVAGLYEVHRQYGKLPWSSVVQPAIRLANQGFLVGRKYVTYAEYRKEMLLSNPAAREIFTVDGRMYAVGERLQQWSLAQTLQNIAADPQSFYTGVTAQAIAADMAKNGGLITLEDLKAYKPIWREPLCGVALQVEICSMPPPSSGGVHLLEILNIIGDTNLKSLGWHHPDALHLIAEAMKIAYADRSKHLGDPDFVKVPVASLISPDYAKLRRQEIEMGRARPATEVKPVDAETLSRFAKGESQDTTHLTVVDAEHNVVSLTFTVNGPFGAGVVAEGTGILLNNEMDDFAIALNTPNLFGLVGSEANAIAPGKTPLSSMTPVIVRENGKLRMAAGAPGGSTIITTVLQIVLNVLVYEMDAGAAVSAPRLHHQWLPDQLRVEPWGFDPATLEELRRRGHQIDVQPVWGNGNVVVVTPDGTLEGAADPRGEGAARGFFEAMPMPMWSW; encoded by the coding sequence ATGAAACCGCCAGTAACGCTCCCTCACAAAAAAATGAATTCTCTGGCTAATAGCAGAAATAAAAAGTCACCCCTTGAAAATGTCCCTGAAAGGAAAAAATATTCCTCTTCAGTCGGATTCATCCGACTTTCGTTATTAGCTGGGGATTTTAAGTTTAAGTGGGTGAGCCGGCATCGAGAAAATGTCACGAAAACAAAGGATTGCGGAAAAAATTTCAGGTATAAAGATATCTTCCTGATTGCAGTTTCCATCTTACTTTTACCGGCACCGGCACCGGCAGCGTTTGTGCAACCGGAACGCAGTCAAAAAGGCATGGTTGTCTCTGCTCATCCTTCGGGAAGTGATGCCGGTGTGGCGATGTTGGAACAGGGTGGCAATGCCGTTGATGCAGCAGTGGCGACGGCTTTTGCAATTTCTGTGGTTGAGCCATTTTCCGCCGGCATTGGGGGTGGTGGGTTTTTGCTGCTGCACCAAGCCGGTACAAAAGATGTGAAGGCGTTGGACTTTCGGGAACGCGCACCCCTGGCGGCAACGCGAGATATGTACCTGGATCAAGCGGGTAAGGTGCGCCCAAATTCTAGCCTAAACGGACATCTGGCGGCGGGTGTACCGGGAACGGTTGCCGGGTTATATGAAGTTCACCGGCAGTATGGAAAATTGCCCTGGTCATCAGTGGTGCAGCCGGCAATTCGTCTGGCAAATCAAGGTTTTTTAGTAGGCCGGAAGTACGTGACCTATGCAGAATATCGCAAAGAGATGCTGCTGAGTAACCCAGCCGCCCGCGAGATTTTCACCGTTGATGGGAGGATGTACGCCGTGGGAGAGCGTTTGCAGCAGTGGAGTTTGGCCCAAACCTTGCAGAATATTGCCGCAGATCCCCAAAGTTTTTACACCGGCGTCACTGCCCAGGCGATCGCTGCAGATATGGCGAAAAATGGCGGTTTAATCACCCTGGAAGACCTGAAAGCTTACAAACCGATCTGGCGTGAACCGCTGTGTGGGGTGGCGCTGCAAGTGGAAATTTGCTCCATGCCGCCGCCTTCTTCGGGTGGGGTTCACCTGTTAGAAATTTTAAATATTATCGGGGATACAAATTTAAAATCTTTGGGTTGGCACCATCCAGACGCACTGCACCTAATCGCGGAAGCCATGAAAATTGCTTATGCGGATCGTTCTAAACATTTGGGAGATCCGGATTTTGTGAAGGTGCCGGTGGCGTCGCTGATTAGCCCAGATTATGCTAAATTACGGCGTCAGGAAATCGAGATGGGACGAGCCAGACCGGCAACTGAAGTGAAGCCGGTAGATGCCGAGACACTAAGCCGATTTGCCAAGGGTGAATCCCAAGATACCACGCATTTAACAGTGGTGGATGCAGAGCACAATGTTGTCAGCTTAACCTTTACCGTGAACGGTCCCTTTGGTGCCGGCGTCGTGGCGGAGGGAACCGGCATTCTGCTTAACAACGAGATGGATGATTTTGCGATCGCACTGAATACACCGAATCTATTCGGGTTGGTAGGCAGCGAAGCCAATGCGATCGCACCGGGAAAAACGCCGCTTTCCAGTATGACGCCGGTGATTGTCAGGGAAAATGGCAAATTGCGGATGGCTGCCGGTGCTCCGGGTGGCAGTACCATTATCACCACCGTGCTGCAAATTGTGCTGAATGTGCTGGTTTATGAGATGGATGCCGGTGCTGCGGTTTCTGCGCCGCGTTTGCACCATCAATGGTTGCCTGATCAACTGCGGGTGGAACCTTGGGGGTTTGATCCGGCAACGCTAGAAGAATTGCGCCGGCGGGGTCATCAGATTGATGTGCAACCCGTTTGGGGCAATGGCAATGTGGTTGTGGTAACACCGGATGGGACATTAGAAGGAGCAGCCGATCCGCGTGGGGAAGGTGCGGCGCGAGGCTTTTTTGAGGCAATGCCAATGCCAATGTGGTCGTGGTAA
- a CDS encoding transcriptional repressor: MALYTATSLKAELNSRGWRLTPQRETILHVFQNLPRGNHLSAEDLYNLLQRRGEAISLSTIYRTLKLMARMGLLRELELAEGHKHYELNQPYPHHHHHLVCIQCNKTIEFKNDTILKSGLKQAEKSGLQMIDCQLTIHTICPEALRQGWPSLLPSNWSCPRSQMEAHPWDESELHTHELHAEEVAH, from the coding sequence ATGGCTCTCTACACAGCAACTTCATTGAAAGCCGAACTCAATTCGAGGGGGTGGCGTCTGACGCCCCAGCGAGAGACTATTTTGCACGTCTTTCAAAATCTTCCCAGGGGCAACCACCTGAGTGCGGAGGATCTCTACAATCTGCTGCAACGTCGTGGGGAAGCAATTAGCCTGTCCACCATCTACCGGACACTGAAGTTGATGGCACGGATGGGGCTTTTGCGTGAACTGGAGCTTGCTGAAGGCCATAAACATTATGAACTCAATCAGCCATATCCGCATCACCACCATCATTTGGTGTGCATTCAGTGCAACAAAACGATTGAATTCAAAAATGACACGATTTTAAAAAGTGGCTTAAAACAAGCAGAAAAATCCGGCTTGCAGATGATTGACTGTCAGCTAACCATTCATACCATTTGTCCGGAAGCATTGCGCCAGGGATGGCCTTCTTTGCTGCCGAGTAATTGGTCATGCCCACGCTCTCAAATGGAAGCACATCCCTGGGATGAAAGCGAACTCCACACCCATGAACTCCATGCGGAGGAGGTTGCACACTAA
- a CDS encoding ATP-binding protein yields the protein MSTEFLNRLVARFPKQISLQAVLIVPFILQIFAAVGLTGWLSFRNGQKAVNELTAQLQTAATARIEERFRPYLETPHIVNQINLDAIEQGLLRPRDLSSIESYLLKQLNLFQAVGYIEWGNEFGEFIGVVRVRDDGTLNIEAADASTRNHYYTYTVNSKGHRDKLLRDNGPYDPRKRPWYKAAMQQGKPGWSPVYLGYGTAEVVTDAIVPVYDKNGKKLGVLGTTLFLSQIGDFLRNLKISPSAQSFIVERSGLLIASSTLDKPFVMRNGQAERMKATESKDILIRSTAKYLIERFGNLSEINSSQFLTFELNDQQEFLQITPLRDNRGLDWLIVVVVPEADFMEQINQNTRTTIVLCIVSLCLATGIGILTARWITRPVHQLNQASQAIARGEFDRLVAVKGISELKTLAQSFAGMAGQLKASFVRLEAQNEELKRLDQLKDEFLANTSHELRTPLNGIIGIAESLVDGATGQLPAATAANLNLIASSGRRLSRLINDVLDFSKLRHKNLELQLKPVDLRAVTQVVLTLSNPLIANKNLQLVNAIPVALPLVEADEDRLQQILHNLVGNAIKFTPYGTITLSAEILNTQPSVTNENEKIAITISDTGIGIPEDKFESIFESFEQAEGSTAREYGGTGLGLAVTKKLVELHGGEISVKSQLGQGSQFTFTLPISQAQVKSTKAPTAISDSVPLELVLPLARPENETILNQKQFKVLIVDDEPVNLQVLVNILSLYNYAITKASNGQEALEIIQEGFIPDLILLDVMMPKMTGYEVCQQIRERFPAHELPIVMLTAKNQVADIVAGFESGANDYLCKPIQKQEMLARIKTHLYLAKLTSAYGRFVPHNFLKFLEKESIIDVNFGDQMQQEMTVMFSDIRSFTTLSESMTTQETFSFINSYLSRVSPLIRQHKGFIDKYIGDAIMALFPESASDAILAALAMQKEVRLYNQHRQKVGYAPIKIGIGLHTGNLMLGTVGESERMDTTVISDAVNLASRLEGLTKVYGAGILVSEQTIAQLKNVSSIQYRFLDRVRVKGKSEAVAVYEVYDEKLDSSNLLKSETRGLFEQAFSAYSRQDFPKAKKQFQEILAINAHDKAAMLYVKRCQEYLHYGVSQGWEGVTTLDFK from the coding sequence ATGTCAACCGAATTTTTGAACCGTTTAGTTGCCCGATTTCCTAAGCAGATTTCTTTGCAAGCCGTTCTCATTGTTCCTTTTATCCTGCAAATCTTTGCCGCAGTGGGACTGACCGGCTGGCTGTCGTTTCGCAACGGGCAAAAGGCAGTAAACGAGCTGACTGCTCAGTTGCAAACCGCCGCCACAGCCCGCATTGAAGAACGCTTTCGTCCCTACTTAGAAACCCCCCACATTGTCAATCAGATAAACCTCGATGCTATCGAGCAGGGTTTATTGCGCCCGCGAGACTTGAGCAGCATCGAGAGCTACTTGTTGAAACAGCTCAACTTGTTTCAAGCGGTGGGCTATATTGAATGGGGCAATGAGTTTGGAGAATTTATTGGAGTGGTGCGAGTTCGTGATGATGGCACTCTTAACATTGAAGCCGCCGACGCCTCCACCCGAAATCACTACTATACCTACACGGTAAACAGCAAAGGTCACCGAGACAAACTTTTAAGAGATAATGGACCCTACGATCCTCGAAAACGGCCTTGGTATAAAGCCGCGATGCAACAAGGGAAACCGGGCTGGAGTCCAGTTTATCTCGGCTATGGCACAGCGGAAGTTGTAACCGATGCCATTGTTCCTGTCTACGACAAAAACGGCAAGAAGTTAGGCGTTTTAGGAACGACTTTATTTCTCTCACAAATTGGTGACTTTCTCCGCAACTTAAAAATTAGTCCTTCCGCACAGAGCTTTATCGTTGAACGTTCGGGATTATTGATTGCTTCTTCCACGCTTGATAAGCCGTTTGTCATGCGAAACGGTCAGGCAGAACGGATGAAAGCGACCGAAAGCAAAGATATTTTAATTCGCTCCACTGCAAAGTATTTAATCGAGCGCTTTGGCAATCTTAGCGAAATTAATAGTAGCCAGTTTCTGACCTTCGAGCTAAATGACCAGCAGGAATTTCTTCAGATAACTCCGTTGCGTGACAATCGAGGTCTGGATTGGTTGATAGTTGTGGTGGTTCCTGAAGCAGACTTCATGGAACAGATAAACCAGAATACCCGCACTACAATTGTGCTGTGTATTGTTTCCTTATGCTTGGCAACCGGCATCGGAATTCTCACAGCCCGCTGGATAACCCGACCAGTTCACCAATTAAACCAAGCCTCACAAGCCATTGCCAGAGGAGAATTTGATCGTCTCGTTGCCGTCAAAGGGATTAGCGAACTAAAAACCCTAGCCCAGTCCTTCGCCGGCATGGCTGGACAATTGAAAGCATCATTTGTCAGATTAGAAGCACAAAACGAAGAATTAAAGCGCCTAGATCAACTCAAAGATGAGTTTTTAGCAAATACCTCTCACGAACTCCGCACTCCCCTCAATGGCATCATTGGCATTGCCGAATCCTTGGTAGATGGCGCAACCGGCCAATTGCCGGCAGCCACCGCAGCAAACCTTAACTTAATTGCCTCTAGTGGTCGTCGTTTGTCAAGGCTAATCAATGATGTTCTCGACTTCTCCAAACTCCGGCATAAAAACTTAGAACTACAACTCAAACCCGTAGACTTACGAGCAGTGACCCAGGTAGTTTTAACCCTAAGTAACCCCTTAATTGCCAATAAAAACTTGCAACTCGTGAACGCCATTCCCGTTGCTTTACCCCTTGTAGAAGCTGACGAAGATCGTCTGCAACAAATTTTGCACAACCTCGTCGGCAACGCCATTAAATTCACTCCCTATGGAACCATCACTCTCTCAGCCGAAATCCTCAACACTCAGCCGTCAGTGACGAATGAGAATGAAAAAATAGCGATTACTATCTCCGACACAGGAATTGGGATTCCTGAAGATAAATTTGAGAGCATCTTTGAATCCTTTGAACAAGCCGAAGGTTCCACCGCTAGAGAATATGGAGGTACAGGACTGGGACTTGCTGTTACAAAAAAACTGGTGGAATTGCACGGAGGAGAAATTAGCGTTAAATCTCAACTGGGACAAGGTTCGCAATTTACATTTACCTTACCCATTTCTCAGGCTCAAGTTAAATCTACGAAAGCCCCTACTGCTATTTCTGATAGTGTTCCTTTAGAGTTAGTGCTTCCTTTAGCACGGCCAGAAAATGAAACAATCCTAAATCAAAAGCAATTCAAAGTCTTGATAGTAGATGATGAACCCGTTAACCTTCAGGTACTTGTAAACATTCTCTCTCTATACAATTATGCGATTACCAAAGCCAGTAACGGACAAGAAGCTCTGGAAATTATTCAAGAAGGTTTTATTCCCGACCTCATTTTACTGGATGTGATGATGCCGAAAATGACGGGGTATGAAGTGTGCCAACAAATTCGCGAACGCTTTCCCGCACACGAACTCCCGATTGTCATGCTAACGGCAAAAAATCAAGTCGCAGATATTGTGGCAGGATTTGAATCGGGAGCCAATGATTATCTCTGCAAGCCGATTCAAAAACAAGAAATGCTAGCTCGAATTAAAACGCATTTGTATTTAGCTAAATTAACTTCTGCTTATGGGCGATTTGTTCCGCATAATTTTCTCAAGTTCTTAGAGAAAGAAAGCATTATTGATGTCAATTTTGGAGATCAAATGCAACAAGAAATGACCGTCATGTTTTCTGATATTCGATCATTTACAACGCTGTCAGAGTCTATGACGACCCAGGAAACTTTTAGTTTTATCAACTCTTATTTAAGCCGCGTTAGCCCCTTAATTCGTCAGCACAAGGGATTTATTGATAAATACATCGGCGATGCAATTATGGCTTTGTTTCCTGAGTCAGCTTCGGACGCTATCTTGGCGGCACTGGCTATGCAAAAAGAAGTGAGACTCTATAACCAACATCGTCAGAAAGTCGGTTACGCTCCCATTAAAATTGGCATAGGCTTGCATACAGGCAATTTAATGCTCGGAACCGTTGGTGAATCGGAACGGATGGACACAACCGTAATTTCTGATGCCGTCAATCTAGCATCTCGGTTGGAAGGATTAACTAAGGTTTATGGAGCCGGTATTTTGGTGAGCGAACAGACCATTGCCCAACTGAAAAATGTATCGAGCATTCAGTATCGCTTTCTAGATCGGGTTCGGGTGAAAGGGAAGAGTGAAGCGGTTGCAGTCTATGAAGTGTATGATGAAAAGTTGGACTCGTCAAACTTGTTAAAGAGCGAAACGCGAGGGCTTTTTGAACAAGCGTTTTCAGCTTATAGCCGGCAAGATTTTCCTAAGGCAAAAAAACAGTTTCAAGAAATATTAGCGATAAATGCCCACGATAAAGCTGCCATGCTTTATGTAAAACGATGCCAGGAATATCTGCATTATGGTGTTTCCCAAGGGTGGGAAGGTGTGACGACTCTCGATTTTAAGTAA
- a CDS encoding folate/biopterin family MFS transporter: MLISSSGLAKFKESITEKVFFGNEPTPELIAILLVYFVQGILGLARLAVSFFLKDELGLSPAEVSALFGVVALPWIIKPLFGFISDGLPILNYRRRPYLILSGLLGTSAWVALATVVHNAWAATAAIALSSLAVAVSDVIVDSLVVERARQESASTAGSLQSVCWGASSLGALITAYFSGALLQHFSTHTIFLITASFPLIVSAVAWLIAESPVTEQPNFDTVKQQIGQLRQAITQKAIWMPTAFLFILQVTPTADAAFFYFTTNELGFEPEFLGRVRLVTSIASLAGVWLFQRFFKSVPFRTIFGWSTLISAVLGMTTLLLVTHANRALGIDDHWFSLGDSLVLTVMGQIAYMPVLVLAARLCPPGVEATLFALLMSVTNLAGLLSYQFGALLMHWFGITQTNFDKLWLLVLITNLSTLLPLPFLGLLPASSAQSDGEGATAESLPALEPGFSSAKPVGQHLVPDFMPELLPAGGLSDKHPTDDSAACREA; encoded by the coding sequence ATGTTGATTTCTTCCTCTGGCCTAGCCAAGTTCAAAGAATCAATAACAGAAAAAGTGTTTTTTGGCAATGAGCCAACCCCAGAATTAATCGCAATCTTACTTGTTTATTTCGTTCAAGGAATTCTGGGGTTAGCGCGTCTCGCCGTCAGTTTCTTTCTCAAAGACGAACTGGGGTTGAGTCCTGCCGAAGTGTCGGCTTTGTTTGGGGTTGTCGCTTTGCCCTGGATAATCAAACCTTTGTTTGGCTTTATTTCCGATGGCTTGCCGATTCTAAACTACCGCCGGCGTCCCTACCTCATTCTATCAGGGCTGTTAGGGACATCCGCTTGGGTAGCCCTGGCCACCGTCGTTCATAACGCCTGGGCTGCTACCGCTGCGATCGCTTTGAGTTCTCTCGCTGTCGCTGTCAGTGACGTGATTGTAGACTCCCTCGTGGTGGAACGGGCGCGGCAAGAATCTGCTAGCACTGCCGGCTCGCTGCAATCAGTCTGCTGGGGCGCTTCTTCTCTAGGCGCATTAATCACAGCGTACTTTAGCGGTGCTTTACTCCAACACTTCAGCACCCACACGATCTTTCTGATCACGGCATCCTTCCCCCTCATCGTCTCAGCCGTCGCTTGGTTAATTGCCGAGTCGCCGGTGACTGAGCAACCCAACTTCGACACAGTCAAGCAGCAAATTGGGCAGCTGCGTCAAGCGATTACCCAGAAAGCGATCTGGATGCCGACTGCTTTTCTTTTCATCTTGCAAGTTACGCCAACGGCTGACGCTGCCTTTTTCTACTTCACCACCAATGAATTAGGCTTTGAACCGGAATTTCTGGGTCGTGTGCGCCTTGTCACCAGCATCGCCTCTCTTGCCGGCGTCTGGTTATTTCAGCGCTTCTTTAAATCTGTCCCCTTTCGCACCATTTTCGGCTGGTCAACTTTAATTTCAGCCGTTTTGGGGATGACAACTCTATTGTTGGTTACTCATGCTAACCGTGCATTGGGAATTGATGATCACTGGTTTAGTTTGGGCGACAGCCTGGTACTGACGGTGATGGGGCAAATTGCTTATATGCCGGTGTTGGTGTTAGCTGCACGTCTTTGTCCACCCGGTGTTGAAGCAACTTTATTTGCTTTGCTAATGTCTGTAACGAATTTGGCTGGGCTGCTTTCTTATCAATTTGGTGCGCTGTTGATGCACTGGTTTGGTATCACTCAGACTAATTTTGACAAACTTTGGTTGTTGGTTTTGATTACGAATCTTTCGACGCTTCTGCCGCTTCCTTTTCTGGGTTTGCTGCCGGCAAGTAGTGCTCAAAGTGATGGAGAAGGTGCGACTGCAGAATCATTACCGGCTCTTGAACCTGGGTTTAGCAGTGCTAAGCCGGTGGGGCAGCATCTTGTCCCGGATTTTATGCCGGAATTGTTGCCGGCGGGGGGTTTGTCTGATAAGCACCCGACTGATGATAGCGCAGCGTGCCGTGAGGCATAG
- a CDS encoding carotenoid oxygenase family protein, with amino-acid sequence MQNLQIAGPAPTSEKVPYNRNDWQRGYESQPNEHDYWIDDIEGQIPPELHGTFFRNGPGLLDVNGERIHHPFDGDGMVCSVGFSNGRAHFRNRFVHTEGYLAEKKAGKILHRGVFGTQKAGGWLANIFDIKMKNIANTHIIYWGGKLLALWEAAEPHRLDPHTLETIGLDSLDGVLKAGDAFAAHPRIENRQENGEQRLVNFSVKPGLSTTITIYELDVDGKVVERHAHSVPGFAFLHDMAITPNYCIFFQNPVSLNPLPFLLGLRSAGQCLQFNPNQPTRVIIIPRDGKREVQILDTEPCFVFHHANAWEEGDNIFVDSVCYESFPSVEPDGDFRDVDFEAIPAGELWRLRVNLQEKTVRHQVVESRCCEFPTLHPDNVGRSYRYLYIGAADAPTGNAPLQAVLKIDLVTGNRQMWSAAPRGFAGEPVFVPRPGSTAEDDGWLIMLVYDSAHHRSDVVILDARDLNKGPVARLHLKHHVPYGLHGSFTPEYFGPNAGV; translated from the coding sequence ATGCAGAATCTACAGATTGCGGGGCCGGCACCAACATCTGAAAAGGTGCCCTACAACCGCAATGACTGGCAGCGCGGTTATGAATCTCAACCGAATGAACATGACTACTGGATTGATGACATAGAGGGTCAAATTCCGCCGGAACTTCACGGCACTTTCTTTCGGAATGGCCCTGGTTTGCTGGATGTGAATGGCGAACGCATCCATCACCCGTTTGATGGGGATGGCATGGTGTGTTCGGTCGGTTTCTCTAATGGTCGCGCCCACTTCCGCAACCGCTTTGTCCACACTGAGGGTTATTTAGCCGAAAAGAAAGCCGGGAAAATTCTCCATCGCGGTGTATTTGGCACACAAAAAGCGGGCGGTTGGTTGGCTAATATTTTTGATATCAAGATGAAAAATATTGCCAACACTCATATTATTTATTGGGGTGGCAAACTTCTGGCATTATGGGAAGCGGCTGAACCCCACCGGCTTGATCCTCACACCTTAGAAACGATTGGGTTAGATTCGCTTGATGGTGTTTTAAAAGCCGGTGACGCTTTTGCGGCTCATCCCCGAATTGAAAATAGGCAGGAAAATGGGGAGCAGAGATTAGTTAATTTCTCTGTCAAACCCGGACTTTCCACCACGATTACGATTTACGAATTAGATGTGGATGGCAAAGTTGTAGAGCGTCATGCTCACTCGGTTCCGGGTTTTGCTTTCCTGCATGATATGGCGATTACGCCGAATTATTGCATCTTTTTCCAAAATCCTGTTTCGCTCAATCCTCTGCCTTTCTTGTTAGGATTGCGGAGCGCCGGCCAATGTTTGCAATTTAACCCGAATCAACCAACGCGAGTCATTATTATTCCCCGTGATGGTAAGCGTGAGGTTCAAATTTTAGACACTGAGCCTTGTTTTGTCTTCCACCACGCGAATGCTTGGGAAGAAGGGGATAACATTTTTGTGGACTCGGTTTGTTATGAGTCTTTCCCCAGTGTTGAGCCAGATGGAGACTTCCGCGACGTTGATTTTGAGGCGATTCCTGCCGGCGAATTGTGGCGGTTGCGGGTGAATTTGCAGGAGAAAACCGTACGGCATCAGGTGGTAGAAAGCCGGTGTTGTGAGTTTCCCACGTTGCATCCCGATAATGTGGGACGCTCTTACCGATACTTATATATTGGTGCGGCGGATGCCCCCACCGGCAATGCGCCATTGCAAGCTGTGCTGAAAATTGATTTAGTCACGGGAAATCGCCAAATGTGGAGTGCCGCACCACGGGGGTTTGCCGGTGAGCCGGTGTTTGTACCGCGTCCGGGTAGTACGGCTGAGGATGATGGCTGGCTGATCATGTTGGTTTATGATAGCGCTCACCATCGTTCTGATGTGGTCATTTTAGATGCGCGTGACTTAAATAAAGGGCCGGTGGCGCGTCTGCATTTGAAGCATCATGTGCCTTATGGCTTGCATGGCAGTTTCACGCCTGAGTATTTTGGCCCTAATGCCGGTGTGTAA
- a CDS encoding S-layer homology domain-containing protein gives MGRWQTGSAFLAALGLTTGSLAPLAIHSPALARTTFEDVQGHWAQLCIERLAQQGVVTGYLDGTFRPNALMSRGEFATVVAQAFFSAPAVGNDVPFFDVPTRTRTGTAVRTARQTGFLAGFPSGVFQPDEPLTRVQAIVSLTNGLNLAPTNFAVSELGLVYDDAKSIPDYALNSIVAATERGLIVNYPEIRFLQPNQPATRAEVAAFVCQALASSGKASPVAQQYVVAPPSSGGIQTNVQTSPNGQVRAQLTYQKENYVFSNLRVKVEQAGQTLLDSPLPVGGGVSSSLAFRLLDLDGDTEPELLIDLFPRGEGCCTYSLIYRYLPASGQYTYLQQPWGYAGYNLRDFNQDGVPEFESQDPRFGLRFASTYEEAAAPLQIWQYRQGQMFDVTRQYPILVADNSSKLLQDYESRLIQGQDVRSVLAAYLANQFLLGQGREAWSEVQSNYAGSDRTQYLENLRGFLRSIGYSQ, from the coding sequence ATGGGCAGATGGCAAACAGGCTCGGCATTCCTTGCAGCCTTGGGACTGACAACCGGCAGCCTTGCTCCCTTGGCAATTCACAGCCCAGCCTTAGCCCGCACAACCTTTGAAGATGTGCAGGGGCATTGGGCGCAATTGTGCATTGAACGATTGGCACAGCAGGGTGTTGTCACCGGCTATCTCGATGGTACATTCCGTCCGAATGCGCTAATGTCGCGGGGGGAATTTGCCACAGTTGTCGCTCAAGCGTTTTTCAGTGCACCGGCAGTCGGCAACGACGTCCCATTTTTTGATGTTCCCACCCGTACCCGCACCGGCACCGCAGTTCGCACTGCCCGTCAAACCGGCTTTCTTGCCGGCTTTCCCAGTGGCGTCTTCCAACCCGATGAACCCCTGACTCGTGTTCAAGCAATCGTTTCCTTAACCAATGGATTAAACTTGGCACCGACTAACTTTGCCGTCAGCGAGTTAGGGCTGGTTTATGATGATGCGAAATCGATTCCCGATTATGCCCTCAATTCAATCGTTGCCGCAACAGAAAGAGGGTTAATTGTCAACTATCCCGAAATCCGCTTCCTTCAACCCAACCAGCCGGCAACACGGGCAGAAGTCGCAGCCTTTGTCTGTCAAGCACTTGCTAGTTCCGGGAAAGCTTCGCCGGTCGCGCAGCAGTATGTCGTCGCCCCCCCAAGTTCTGGAGGCATCCAAACCAATGTTCAAACCTCTCCCAACGGACAAGTGCGGGCGCAGCTGACTTATCAGAAAGAAAATTATGTGTTCAGCAACCTGCGTGTCAAAGTTGAACAAGCCGGGCAAACGTTGCTAGACTCTCCGTTGCCGGTTGGTGGCGGCGTCAGTTCTTCCTTAGCATTTCGATTGCTTGATTTAGATGGCGATACGGAACCGGAACTGTTAATCGATTTATTTCCACGCGGGGAAGGCTGCTGTACTTATTCTTTGATTTATCGCTATCTTCCCGCATCTGGACAGTATACTTATCTGCAACAACCGTGGGGATATGCCGGCTACAATCTCAGAGATTTCAATCAGGATGGTGTGCCAGAATTTGAAAGTCAAGATCCGCGATTTGGCTTGCGATTTGCTTCGACTTATGAGGAAGCGGCAGCTCCTCTTCAAATTTGGCAATACCGGCAAGGGCAGATGTTTGATGTTACTCGTCAATATCCGATTTTAGTCGCAGATAATTCTAGTAAATTATTGCAAGATTATGAATCTCGGCTCATTCAAGGTCAGGATGTCAGATCAGTCTTAGCGGCATATCTTGCGAATCAATTCTTGCTGGGTCAAGGTCGCGAAGCCTGGAGTGAAGTGCAGAGTAATTATGCCGGCAGTGATCGCACGCAATATTTGGAAAATTTACGGGGATTCCTTCGCAGTATCGGCTATTCTCAGTAA